GCGCGGTTGAGGAGATGGATTTCTTCTATGCACCTGACCCGTCCAGTCAGCTCGCTTGCGCCATTGCAGGCAACGTTGCGATGAATTCCGGCGGGGCACATTGCTTGAAATACGGTGTGACGACGAACAACCTAATGGGCGTCAAAATGGTGCTGATGGATGGCACAATCACCGAGATCGGTGGCGAAAATCTGGATGCCGCGGGCCTGGACTTACTGGGCTTGATCTGCGGATCAGAGGGGCAGCTTGGCGTTGTCACCGAGGCCACGTTGCGTATTTTACGCAAACCCGAAGGCGCGCGTCCTGTCCTCATGGCGTTCAACGACAACGAGGTCGCAGGCGCCTGCGTTGCCGATATTATCAAAGCGGGTGTTTTGCCTGTGGCGATCGAATTCATGGACCGTTTGTGCATTGAGACAACCGAAAACTACGCCAAAGCAGGCTACCCTGATTGCAACGCGCTGCTGATCGTTGAAGTCGAAGGCGCACCTGAAGAAATCGATGAACAGCTTGCATTGATCAAAGACATTGCGCGCAAACACGACCCAGTTGAGTTACGCGAAGCGCAAGATGAAGAAGAGGCCGCCCGCATTTGGCTGGGCCGTAAATCCGCCTTCGGTGCGATTGGGCAGATCAGCGACTACATGTGTTTGGATGGCACGATCCCCGTCTCGTCTCTCCCGATGGTGTTGCGCCGTATTGGAGAGTTGTCTGATGAGTTTGGCCTAAAGGTCGGCAACGTTTTCCACGCAGGCGACGGCAATATGCACCCTCTAATTTGCTATGATGCCAACAAGCCGGGCGATCTGGAACTGTGTGAGGCGATGGGGGCCGAAATCCTAAAGCTGTGTGTCGATGCAGGTGGCTGTTTGACCGGCGAGCATGGTGTTGGAATTGAAAAACGGGACCTGATGACCCACCAGTATGCGCAACAAGATTTGGATATTCAGATGGCTGTGAAGGATGTGTTTGACCCTGAGTGGTTGTTGAACCCTGCAAAAGTATTTCCGCTCGACAGCAGCGCATCGCGGCGAATGGCGGCGGAGTAGTTTGATGATTGTAAAAACAGAACAAGAGCTGGCAGAATCCGTGAAGGCGGCACCGGGACCGCTACATATTCGCGGTGGCGGCACACGCGACATTGGTAATCCTGTCGATGGTAATGTCCTGAGCACTGCTGGGCTAAATGGGGTTACGCTTTATGAACCCGGTGCGCTGACGATCGTCGCACAAGCCGGAACGCCAGTTGCAGATATTGAAACCGCGCTAGACGCTGAAAACCAGCGACTTGCGTTTGAGCCGATGGACCACCGCAGGTTGCTGGGCAGTTCAGGCACGCCAACCATCGGCGGCATCGTTGCAACCAACGCAAGCGGCCCGCGCCGGATTTCGGTTGGCGCATGTCGTGACCACCTGCTTGGCGTGCGGTTTGTGGATGGGTCGGGCACGATCATCAAGAACGGTGGGCGTGTGATGAAGAACGTCACTGGCTACGACTTGGTAAAGCTGATGGCAGGGTCTTATGGGACATTGGGCGTGCTAAGTGAGGTGTCTTTGAAAGTGCTGCCTAAACCAGAAACCGAAACCACATTGGTGCTTCATGACTTAACGTTGCGCGACAGTGTTACCGCTATGTCAGCGGCGTTAGGGTCGCCGTTTGAGGTGACGGGTGCTGCTTTTGTGAACGGTTTGGCTCATATCCGGATCGAAGGGTTCGAGGCATCGGTTGCTTATCGTGCAGGGAAACTACGCGACTTGCTCGCAAAATTTGGCGAGATCACACAAACCGAGGATGCGGCGAGCGCCGCTATGTGGCGCGACATTCGGGATGTGAAGTGTTTCGCAGACCACGGCGCCGTTACACGAGTTTCCATCAAACCAAGTGCTGCGCCTGAGTTCGCCGAAAGCCTGGGGCAAACCCGCGGGGCGGATTTGGCGATGGACTGGGGCGGTGGGTTGATGTGGTTCGCCGTGACCGAAACCGAAGAAGCGACACACAAGGCTTTGCAAGACATGAGCGCGGGTAAGGGTGGTCACGCCACCTTGATCAAAGGGTCGGCGTCGATGCGCGCTGATGCACCTGTCTTCCAGCCCGAAAACCCAACTGTTACAGCGTTGTCGCAAGGGCTGCGCGCGAAATTCGACCCACGTGGGATTTTGAATGCGGGGCTGATGGGGTGATGGGACCTGTCATGACATTTATGTTAGTACCGTGTGCCGCTGCCGTTTTAGTTGGCTGGATAGCGCGTCATTGGGCGCTTGCGGGAGCGGCGTTGACCGGCGGCATCGGGCTGTTCTTGCTTGTAGCGCCTATGGGAACGACCCTGTCGCGGCTTGTACTGCCATTTGGTACGGGTGCTGCGATCGCGGGGCTGGCAATGATTATTGTACTGAAGGCGCGTCCCTCCACCTCTGTTTGGAGCCGGATGACCATTGCGCTGACCGCGACTTTCTTTCCCCACTTTCTTTTCATCTCCTACGCCATGGCGGGACGCTGATATGCAAACAACATTCACCGAAGCCCAATTGAAGG
This Octadecabacter temperatus DNA region includes the following protein-coding sequences:
- a CDS encoding FAD-linked oxidase C-terminal domain-containing protein, which encodes MEMPTPNQNVLSRKSQIVERLQSVLPIGAVIHTESEVRAYECDALTAYKCPPLCAVLPASTEEVAAVLKLCHEMGVPVVPRGSGTSLAGGALPTADCVILGVARLNGVLETNYEDRYIRVQSGRTNLSVTGAVEEMDFFYAPDPSSQLACAIAGNVAMNSGGAHCLKYGVTTNNLMGVKMVLMDGTITEIGGENLDAAGLDLLGLICGSEGQLGVVTEATLRILRKPEGARPVLMAFNDNEVAGACVADIIKAGVLPVAIEFMDRLCIETTENYAKAGYPDCNALLIVEVEGAPEEIDEQLALIKDIARKHDPVELREAQDEEEAARIWLGRKSAFGAIGQISDYMCLDGTIPVSSLPMVLRRIGELSDEFGLKVGNVFHAGDGNMHPLICYDANKPGDLELCEAMGAEILKLCVDAGGCLTGEHGVGIEKRDLMTHQYAQQDLDIQMAVKDVFDPEWLLNPAKVFPLDSSASRRMAAE
- the glcE gene encoding glycolate oxidase subunit GlcE, which gives rise to MIVKTEQELAESVKAAPGPLHIRGGGTRDIGNPVDGNVLSTAGLNGVTLYEPGALTIVAQAGTPVADIETALDAENQRLAFEPMDHRRLLGSSGTPTIGGIVATNASGPRRISVGACRDHLLGVRFVDGSGTIIKNGGRVMKNVTGYDLVKLMAGSYGTLGVLSEVSLKVLPKPETETTLVLHDLTLRDSVTAMSAALGSPFEVTGAAFVNGLAHIRIEGFEASVAYRAGKLRDLLAKFGEITQTEDAASAAMWRDIRDVKCFADHGAVTRVSIKPSAAPEFAESLGQTRGADLAMDWGGGLMWFAVTETEEATHKALQDMSAGKGGHATLIKGSASMRADAPVFQPENPTVTALSQGLRAKFDPRGILNAGLMG